In Lysinibacillus sp. 2017, the DNA window TACCAGAAGAGTTTTCACGCAATGTAAGTCCCGCGAGTTTAATTAATTGGCGTGGATGCTCATATTGTGTTAAAGAACCGACTTCTGAAAGTAAATCGACAACCGTTACATCCCCGATTCCTGGTATAGATGCTAAATAATCATAATCTGTCATTTGTTTCGCTAGCTCTGTGAGCTGAACCGTTAATTCATCAAGTTGAGCTTGCATCAATTTGATTTGCGAAAGCAGTGTGGCGATTTCATATTTGGCCATCACTAAACCTTCTGTTAATCCAATCGAGTTTTGAGCCGCTTCAACTAATTGTTTTGCCTTTGGTAGTTGTGGGCTTTTCATTCCTTCTACTTGGCGATATAAGAAGAGTAGTTCATCTGGTGATTTCCCTTTAATATCCGAAGGTAGTGGCGTCATTTCGAGCGCCGCATACGCCATTTTCCCGAACTTCTTAAAGACTTGTGGAAACTCGGGAAAGAAGCGATCTAACCAACGAATCAGGCGATTTCGAAGGGCATTTAAATCTTCTTGAATTTTCGAGCGCAATGTCGCGCCATTTCGTAATTCCGCTTCCACACCTTCTAAAAGACGAGGATAACTGAAGCGTCCATCTCGCATTAAACGTGCGATGACGAGTGCATCTTTTTGGTCATTTTTAGTTTGGAGATTATCGTCCAATTCCTTTGAACGGTTGACGTGCATCGGATTGACCATCACAAACGGAATCCCGTAGTTCGTTAAAAACGCTGCTAAGTTCATCCAATAGTGACCTGTTGGCTCGAAACCAACAAGGATTCCCTGTTTTTCATGGGCTACTTTTAACGTAAGTAGACGTTCATAAAAGCCTTCAAATCCAACGCGCGATTGCAGTATTGGAAATGATTTTTGGAGCACACGGCCACGATCATCAATTGCACAAGCGAAGTGTTTGTGTTTGGCAATGTCGATGCCGATGACTAAAGTATTTTCAGAAACTTGATTAATTTTTTCATTCGTATTAAAATTCATTTTTGGAAGTCCTCTCTGTAGATGTGCGAGTCAATGGCTGTTGACACTCAAGCATCATACAAGAGGGCTTTTTTATTTTCAAGTCCCCGAAAATGTTTCTAACAGGAATGCTCCTCTTCATAAATGTAAAAAGTATTTTACATGTATTATTGTATCACTGGCCAAAAAATGTCAAATACTTTTTACATATCATCATAAATAAAAGAATCCTTTTTGAAGGGATTCTTCTCTTATTTTATGCAACAATCGGTCCAGATTGTTGAACTAAACTGCTGCATTAGTGCGATAAGGATTTATAAAGCATACAAAAATTAACCTAATAACGTTCCCAAATAAAAGCTTGGTAACATTTCAAACAGCGACAAGCACTGTTAAATCAGTGTTTATCGCTGTTTTTATTAGAAAATAATGCTCTGAGATGTTGCGAGAAATCATTTTAAAGAGGACTGTTCAATCCACTTGTTCTGAAGAGCTGTAACATATAAATAGAATCTCAATGAAATGTTCCCAAACAGTGGTTTTGGAACCATATACTTACAATTTACGTCTATATTAAAAAATGAAAGTATGATGGAGGCATTATTATGTGGGTAATATTAGGTCTTATTGCGATAGTTATAACTTTTATAAATCTTTATATGTATGCAACAGGTAAAGATTATAAACTTGCGATGGCAATGGGATTATCATTTACAGCATTAACACTCTGTGCAGAACATAGTCTTGTATCGAATTGGATAAAAAGTGAAGATTGGTCAGCTTTAAGGGAAGTACCTGCTATGAATAAGGTGTTTTGGCTTTTGACAATTGTTTCTATTTTACTAAATATAGCACCTGTACTTTTAGAACGAAAAGGTAAGAAACAATAACAATTGTCACATCACTTAATATGCAATTCTTGTGTAAATCTCAAATCACATCAAATTTCATTTTCGAATCACTTCATTCTTCTTTTACTAAGTCCTTCTTTAAAGTAATCTTACAAAAGGGATGTGGAAAAAATGGCGATTTACAATCAAATTGGTAAGACCTATAACACTACTAGGCGTGCAGATACACGTATTGTACAAAGATTAATACGGGAACTTGACGTAGATGCTCCAGCAACGATATTAGACATTGGTGCGGGAACAGGTAACTATAGTTACGAATTAGCAAATATAGGATATCGTGTAATTGCTTTGGAGCCTTCGGAAGTAATGAGAACACAAGGTAAACAACATAGGAATGTTATTTGGAAAGAGGGTGTTGCAGAGAGTCTACCGTTAGAGGATAAGTCAGTAGACGGAATTATCTGCACGCTTGCGTCACATCATTTTAAAAACTTATCCTTATGTTTTAGTGAAATGAAAAGAGTTTTAAAAGAAAATGGTAGGATCGTGATTTTTACTTTAGACCCAAGAATGTGTGCTACAGGTTGTTGGTTGCTGGATTATTTTAAGCCTTTATTGGAAGACGCATACAAAATCCATCCACCTATAAAGGTTTTATCACAATTGGTAGAGGCTCAGATTACACAACCTGTAAAAATAAAAGCATATCCACTTCCGTATGATTTAGTAGATCAATTTTTCTTTAGTGGTTGGAGAAAGCCTGAATTATATTTCAACAAAGACTTTCACGAGGGAACATCTCCACTTGCTAAAGGTCGCAAAGAGGTCGTTTGTGAATGTCTAAATAGATTAAACACTGATTTGGAGAATGGAGATTGGCATGAAAAATATGGTGATATTTTAAAGTTAACTGAATATGAATGCGGGCATTTCTTCCTAATAGTTTAAGGGGAATTTAAATTATTTGCGAAAATACTCTTTTTCGGTATTCAACAATCGGGCGCAATTGTTGTAGTAGCACACTTAAATTCAAGATATTTTTGTTCATTAAAGTTTTATAAGATATACATAATCATTCATAATAATGTTCCCAAATCAAAGTTAGGTAGCATTTTAAACAGCGACAAACACTTTTAATTCAGTGTTTGTCGCTGTTTTTTATAGAAAATAATGCTCTGGGACTCTGTGAAAAAATTGTTTAAAGAGGACTGTTCGATCCACTTATTCTGATAGTTGCTTAAAAAACTGTGTCTAACTTTTAGGGGTCAATTCAACAGCGGTTTGGGAACTTTCTATTTACAATTTATGTCTAGATTGATAAATGGAAGGGGTTTTGTTATGAAGAAACGATTATTGTCAGTACTATTAGCTTTTTGTAGTGTTACTCTAATTGCTTGTCAGTCTCAAAATGAAGAGATTACATTATTAGATAATGTATCTGATATTTCAATTTCTAAATCTAATGGTTATGGTGGATTAAATGAAAACTATATCCTTTCGATTAACCGAGAAGAAGCAATATCAGGTTTCAAGGAAGTTCTAAAAAAAGCAAAAGGAAAAAATCAAGATGTTGATGTGATTAACGAAAAACCAGACTACGACATATTGATTCGTTATGAAAATGGGGATACTCACGGATTACATCTCTTACTTGGAAATGCGGGGGATGAAAGCGTAATAACCTATACCGGTCACGAAAAATATGGCTATATTGTTTCGCCTGAAGATACAAACGAATTAAGAAAGTTATTAGATGCTCAATAAAACCCTATTTAACTATCGGGAGAGAGTTAGTTGAACAAGAAAAAAGCTTTACTCCATTCTTGAAGTAAAACACCCGTTACTTTGAATTTACTATTTACAGTAACTAATATTGTTTGTTAGAACACTTGGTCCTAACTTATTAGTTTTGGAATTTGAGAGGCGTACCTGAACTTCGACATTCTTCATTTCTGCTGTAATTAAATCAAATCGTCCAGCCCAACTTGGACCATTATCCTCTGGGGTTGGATAAAGCTTAAAACGCCAACTTATTTCTTTGGGAATGAACGCAAAGCCTTCATAGCTATCAAAGTCACCATAAGAAGATGGTTTGGGAAGATGAACAGCAAGAATACTTATATTAGTTCTTGCAAAACTTGGTGGGTTTAATTGCACTTTATAGATTAATGCTACACCTTTTGCATTCGTCAGACTTTTATCAACAGATTCCAAAATTAGACTACAAGGCTCTGAAATGGCTTCTAATAATTGTTCACTTTCTTCGTTTATTGCCTTTCCGTTTGTTGATTTTCCCAAAGTTACATAGAACAACGTCGTTAGACTTAATAGTAATAGTACACATATTAATGATATTTTTTTCATCTAACCACCTACCTAATTTTAGGTAGTATATCCTTGTTGTAAGACAATATTCTTGTTTCCCTAAAGTCCCCAAAGCGATGTTTGGTAACTTTATTTCGTCTAACGCTGTAAGTCCTCGCGTTTGGATGAAAGCCCTAAAAGTCAAACGAGCATTACACATTAAATTTCGACAAACGTAAACTTTGATAGGTTTCTGTCATTTCAAAAATAAAGGATGTCAATAGAAATTCTTTGATATTTTTTTGAAGGTAATCAAATTTCAA includes these proteins:
- a CDS encoding IS110 family transposase, with amino-acid sequence MNFNTNEKINQVSENTLVIGIDIAKHKHFACAIDDRGRVLQKSFPILQSRVGFEGFYERLLTLKVAHEKQGILVGFEPTGHYWMNLAAFLTNYGIPFVMVNPMHVNRSKELDDNLQTKNDQKDALVIARLMRDGRFSYPRLLEGVEAELRNGATLRSKIQEDLNALRNRLIRWLDRFFPEFPQVFKKFGKMAYAALEMTPLPSDIKGKSPDELLFLYRQVEGMKSPQLPKAKQLVEAAQNSIGLTEGLVMAKYEIATLLSQIKLMQAQLDELTVQLTELAKQMTDYDYLASIPGIGDVTVVDLLSEVGSLTQYEHPRQLIKLAGLTLRENSSGKQKGQKRISKRGRRKLRALLFRVMMPLIRHNQAFKQLHEYYTTRTVNPLRKKQSIVVLCGKLLKILHALCKKKTMFNVQQMMNDFASLQAAA
- a CDS encoding class I SAM-dependent methyltransferase, giving the protein MAIYNQIGKTYNTTRRADTRIVQRLIRELDVDAPATILDIGAGTGNYSYELANIGYRVIALEPSEVMRTQGKQHRNVIWKEGVAESLPLEDKSVDGIICTLASHHFKNLSLCFSEMKRVLKENGRIVIFTLDPRMCATGCWLLDYFKPLLEDAYKIHPPIKVLSQLVEAQITQPVKIKAYPLPYDLVDQFFFSGWRKPELYFNKDFHEGTSPLAKGRKEVVCECLNRLNTDLENGDWHEKYGDILKLTEYECGHFFLIV